The genomic window CCATGACGATCACGAACTTGCCGCCCACTTGTGGTAGCCCTTCAATGAAGTCAAGCGCGACATCCGCCCGGTATTGGCAGAGGAAGAAGGCCCACTGCATGAAGGTGTTCGGTCTTGTAGCGCTGGCACGTCGTGCACACCCGCACGAAGTTCTGTACCACCGTTCGCGCGTTTGGAGTATGGAAGTCGCTGCGGAACCAGTGCAGAGTCTTCTAAATCCCCTCATGGTTGTCGTTGTGGACCGCCACGAGCGGCGATGTTGGCAGCACGTACAAGCGGTACTGGAATGCGAGGGAGCCTGCCTCAATCTGGTCACGCAGTGCTGTCAGGGTCGGGTCCCTAGCCATCGCCGTCCAGAAGGCACCAAGCATGTTGTAGCTGGGGCCCGATAGCGCATGagataatcctaggttcacatACGCAACAACACATACGTGACGATGTGCAACCGGCCCGGCTTGTATTCCACTGCAAAATCGAAGCCCAACAGTTCGCTTACCCAATGGTGCTAAGGGATGGTGGTGAGGCCCTAGTCGAGCAAGAATTTCAAACTGTAGTGATCCGTCTTCGGCATGAATTGTTGTCCCCAGAGGTGAGGGCGCCAATGGCGCACAGCCTGCATGAGGCCGATCAGTTCGCGCTCGTAGGCTGCCAGTGCTTGGTGACGGGGTGTGATCGACCGACTGAAGAACGCCATGGGCCCTGAGCCTTGGTGGAGTACTATGTTGAATCCCGTTCCAGAGGCATCGCATTTGACGGTGAACAACAGCTCAAAGTTGGGAAGGCAGAGGATCAGCGCTATGGTGAACGCACTCTTCAGTGCCCAAAATGCCGCATCCGCCTCCGCGCTCCAAGCGATGCTTTCCTTCTGCGGCAGCTTCGTCAATGGTGTTGCGACTATACGGAAGCCGCAGATGAACTTCCGGTAGTAACCCGCCAAGCTGAGGAAGTCGCACAATGCCCGGGCGGAGCGTGGTGTGGACCAGTCCACCACCGCCTTGACCTTGGTGGTGTCCATGGCGACGTCAGCTGCCGAGACCATGTGTCTGAGGTACGCCACTGTCGCCTCCTCGAATGAACATTTAGATCGCTTGATGAAGAACTGGTGAGCGCGCAAGACCTTGAGGATGGCGCGCAGGTACTGAAGGTGGGCCGCCCACGATGAGTTGTAGATGAGGATGTCGTCGAAGAAGACGAGGATGAAGCGGCGGAGGAACGGGCGCAGGACATCGTTCATCAACGCTTTGAAGGTTGCTGGCGCGTTGGCCAATCAGAAGGGCATGACCAAGAACTCGTACAAATTGTCATGGGTGCGGAACGCGGTCTTCGCCACATCGTCTAGATGCATGCGCACCTGATGGTAGCCGGACCTCAAGTCAAGCTTGGTGAAGAGGGTGGCGCCATGGAGCTCGTCTAGCAGTTCATCGACGACTGGAATGGGGAATTTGTCTTTGACGGTGCGGTCGTTGAGGGCGTGATAGTCCATGCAAAAGTGCCATGTGACGTCGGCCTTCTTTACCAACAGGACCGGCGAGGAGAACAACGACGAGTTGCGACGGATGAGGCCTTGTTCTTCCATTGCGCGGCACTAGCGCTCTAGCTCATCCTTGTGTCGCGTGGGGTACCAGTACGGACGCACAGTAATCGGTGCCGTTCTCAAAAGCAGATGGATTCAATGATCCCGAGAACGCGGCTCGGCTAACACATTGGAGAACTCGGCCAGGAGGGCGAGCAAGTCCCGACCGACACATACTTGCAGTTGCGGACTCGCTAGCCCCACCACACCTTGCCAAGTGACGCGGTGGTCCTGGTACCAGAAGGACATCGTCAACCTGCTGAAATCCCAAAGGATTGGTCCAAGGGTCGCCAACCATTGTGTGCCAAGGACAACGTCGTAGCCGCCTAGCGGAAGGACGAAGAAGTCCGTAATGAATTGTTCCTTGGCGATGGAGAAGGTGGCACGCCGGCACACGGCATGCGTTCGTCATTGGCGACCATGACATGGAGATTGCTGTGGAGCTGGAACTGGAGGCCCATGCGGTGCGCCGCAGGTTCAGACGATAGATCTTGCGACCCCCACCATCATCGTGCGTGGTGCCGCGGCCCCTGCCCCCGAGGATTGGGGCGCGTCCCCCTTGGGCTGGGTGGATGTAGAGGAGGCGGCATGTGGCGTCGGCAGTAGTCCATAGTGACGCTGCATGCGCACCACCTGCAACACCGCTTGTTCGCTGCATTCGAAGGCTCTCGCGAAGCTCATTGCCATCTCCAAAGACTGGGGCTTCTACATCTGCACATCGAGGCTCATCGGCTCCTGCAGGCCAATGGTGAAGAGCTACACCTGTTGGGCCTCGTTCAGGAGACCAGCACGCGCGAGCAATTCTAGGAAACACTCCTAGTAATCGGACACCGATCCGTTCCGACGACATGCCGCCAACTCTCTGAGCGGATTAGAGCGCAAGGGCGGCCCGTAGCATAGATGCAGCAGCTCGGCGAAACGGTGCCAAGACGGAGTGCCCTCCCACTCAATTCGCATATACCAAAGATGTGTCGTGTCCTGGAGATTGAACGACTCCATCCAGACCTTTTTCCTCCTCCACGATTCGTTGGGCGCAGAAAAACAACTCACACCGGTTGATGAACGGAAGTGGGTCGCCCTTGCCGTCATATTTGGGAAAGTCCATCTTATGGAATCGCGGTGGCCGTTCGTCGTGGTGACCATCGGCATAGGAATGGGTGGCATCATGTTGTGGTGCGTGCGCGTCGTCGGCCCGGTGCGAAACTATTTCCCGATGTTGGCGCTCGAGGTGGGCGATGGTGGCGTTGTGGGTGGCTTGTTGTTGAGAGATGTCGCTCAGCGTGCCTTCCATGGAGTTGAGTTTGGCCAGCTTAGGCAACGATGGTGTCCAGGGTGGCCTTGAGCGCAGCGGGCGGATCCTGATACCAAGGTGTTATGTTTACAGGTTCGGCGGAGATTGCGCAGGTAGTCCTGATGCTCGACGGGAGGGCGAGGTATGACTCCTCACCTCCCCGGAGCTATGGTGGAGAACTGGTGCAGAGCAccgagaggaagaggaagggatAGATTAGGAGATCAATCTGTTGCTTGCCTTTATTCAAACTATCGGCCTCCTTATATAGAGTGCTGGCTTATATTTGTTAACTGAAATCCAAACAAACTCAATCCAATAGCTAACAACCGAGCTAACTAACTTCGATGACCAAGTATCTGACAAGCGGCGTGATCTTGAACTGGCGCTTACTCCTGCGCCAGGCTGGGGTGCTTGTGGGACCTGCTGTAACACTTTCTGTGGtgcaagatttttttattttattgtgtCACTAATGAAGAGCCTGAGAACTTaaaacttttttccttttttttttttttttgaaacgggGACTACGAACTCAGGAAAAGCATCtcagaagaaaaataaatatttcatGGTCCAGACTGCTCCACATAGTGATCCGAAAAGAGGGAAAAAATATTAGCATGATAAAATGAAGATAAATAGCTGTGTAATACCCTGTTGAGTAATTTTTCCGTACTTTTATGCTGCCTTCATCATTGGGATTTTATTGTATTGCAGCGAGACCGGGTTTCAAGGGTAAGACAAGAAGGTCTGTATTGGATCCTGTTCCACTGACCGAGAATAGTAGACTCCCTGATGGGTTTATTCCAGAGGATCCTGACTCCCATTATGTCTATGTCTGCAAAAAGATGCAAGGATTAACAGGGACAAATTCCCCAACCATAAACCACATAGAGACGCAAGAGGGAGAATAAATTGTAGGCTGATTCACAATGTTTGTGCACCGTTGTGATTCATACAAGAGCAGATGACGTGATGTTGCCACCATTATGGCCATCCAAATTTAGAAAGCATGCGAttacatgcatgtatatttTAACAGATCTTGTAAGATTCAGCGAGTCAATGTATCATGCTACAACTGGTTCTTTTTGTGTTGTCTGGGAAGGCACAACATAATTGTTTGGCACATTCGAGGAAGAAAATTTGTTATTTGAACATTTATTTTCAACCGCTGTGAAATGTGAAAGGAATTGACCTTTTTTTCTCAAGGACTGTACTATAATTGTTTGTTTGGAAGTGAAATACTACCTCTTTTGCGGAGTACATCCATGCAAACCGTTCATCATTTCTTGTACATTGGTATTTACTGTTTCTGCAATAATTACTTTTACGAATGCCTGATTGATATTTCTAAGACTTGGCCATTTTGCAATGCTTCAATGCTCCTTAACTCATGCAACCAGTGTTACATATCTCCCGTTTTAGTACCAGCAAATAAATTCCGTAAATTTCATTGTCCTGATTGATATCTGTAATACATGGACGCACCAGTTTTGCAGCATACCTTTCTGGGGATCACTCTTCAGATTTCATATTTCATCTTCATTCGTACAGAGTTTTCTCTATATGACTATATAACTGTCTTTGCAGACCTGCAGTTACATGATCTGCGAGGTGCGTATGTTTCTATTTTCTAACCTCATTTGCCTTTGCTTTCGTTTTTCATACTGAATGAAATGGATACAACTTGTGATGTTGCTGGTGTAGCATATGTACTTTAGATATGATTCTTTTGCTAAACCTGTTCACATTTTTTGCAATCAGGGAGCTTTTTGCCAGCGAGGAAACTCTGAACAAGCACAAGCGCTCGCTGTGGCTGGTAGCTGGGGACCTCATGGCCTGCTCCTCTCACGGTTACGAGGCTGAGGTTGCCCTTGTATTGCACAACGTATCCACCCACCTCTCCAGTACCCTGAGTTCAgaagattgaaaaaaaaaacactataaATGCAAAACTCTAACAGAAACTAGAGTCGTGATATCAGAAGTCCAGAATTTTCTAATGCATCGAAACAGAGTAATTACATATTCTTCCGTAGGAATTGAGTGAGTATTGTTCACTGATGTTAGCTACAGATTGTTTTGCAttgttgtgtgcttttgtttgcCTGTTTTAGCCGTGAACAGGTGAGGGAACTGAAGAGTAGAGTGTGAGGCTGTAAGCACCTGATTGCTGCTGAACCATGGCCTCCATTTAGCAGCAACTGGGAGCTGGAGCTGGTTGACAGAATATCTACTGGAAGTGACAGGCACTCTCCCATCAGTGTCTCCACTGCAAAGCATCAGTGACATCATAGTTCAGTTGAATTCCAAGTTGGATTGTCGCATTAGTGAAGCATCTGAAAGCTGGTATGCATACCTGTACACCCAGACTCTGATGTTGTTCTTCAGGAGCTCCTGGATAATAGGCAAGACAGTTGTGGCGCTGTCGACCCAGCTTCCCAGGACATCACTGAAAAATATTAACTTCtttgtaaaaaagaaatatatgccACGGTTTGAAGATAATATTTAATTACATTTATATGTTCTAGATGAATGCGTTTGCAGTCACATGGGCCCAATCCATTCAATTCTTGCAGCATAGGCAGGAAGCAAGTGGATCAATCATCATAGACTTCCAAAATGCAGATGCCAATTGATCCATGCAGGGTGCGTTGGAAGATGTGGAGTATACTGCTccatatatattaaaaagaattaaaatcCCCAAGAACATGGGGAAAATGCTACTATTCGTCATGTGCATTGCATCACGGCATGAATGAAAAACTATGCAGATAGTGATGTCAGATCTTAGTAGGAATCATCATAAAGTCAAATCTAAAACTCCAAACTGTGGCCATGCATATTCCTTGCCTTCTCATTTGttatctataaaaaaattgttggaAAGCAATCTCTTCAGGAAGCTGGAGCAAGAGGCGATTTCTGCACGCTTGGCCAACTCACTGAAACAAGTTTTGCAGTTGTTGAAAGTTCTAAGGCTTTCAGCAACCACCTACCTTTTTTGCGCTGCTGCCTTTCTTGTGCGACACCTACCGTTCAGAAAGGCGCATATCATACCGCATTATCAtactctcttttttattttttatttttttgtttagttGAAGAATGCACGTACCTAATCCTAACGTGAAATTGACGTCGGATGGTTTCGTATGAATGATTGCCTCCAGGTTGTGCAGCCACGAATCAGGTTAACATGTGATGACAGGTGATTGATGAAGCATCAGAAATATCTCCAGCAGTGTGGAGATGCCATTTCGATGGCCCTAATCATGCGCCGACCCTAGATGTTGTGATCTCGATCGATTTCACTTCGATGAGTGTGTTTTCTTCCATTACAAGCACGATGCACCCGTGCACACACCATTACGCACGCCTACACCGGCGAGTGCGCTCCTACTATCAAATCTTAAATCTTTTGGTACGTTCATTAGCTATGATGTATATGCAAGGTAGAAGCAGTTCATGTAAATTATGGAGTGAATTAAGTCCTAGTGTGATGAAGCAGGTCATGTTAATTGTAGGCACGAGATGTGTTTTGCTGCCTAATGCGTGAGGTGATTATTTTTGGCCAGTGTACGGCGGGTGTACCTGCAGGCTGACCAGGAGTGGTCGAGCCGGGTGACGTTCGCGTGGAGCGCCTTCTGCACGGCCGGGTCGTTGAGGTAGGCCTCCACGTAATAATCCGTGCACGGATCAAAGTTCTCGATCTGCAGGCACATCACGTAGAGTAGGATCCAAGCCATGTTGGTAGTTAGATGCATGATTCTCCTGCATGCTAGCCCAATTAATCGACTATGATTGAGCATCGATGATGGCAGCGGCGCACGCACCGAGGGGGTGATCGGCGGCGAGACAAGGCCGTCGGACTGGCAGTTGGGCGCGTAGATGTTGTAGATGTCGATGTCGGAGAGGCTCTCGTCGGCCTCCCCCGTCGCTTCGTCGCAGCGCATGTTTGAATCCCCAGCGCCGGCGGTGAAGTTGCAGTGCCTGTTGATGCCGTCCGCCGTCTCGTCGGAGATGAGCGCGTGCGTCCAGAAGTAGTCGTACATGCCCTTGTCGTCCGTCCAGTCGTTGATCACTGCGTTCCCGATCTTGATCGCATCAATTATATTACACCCGCCGGAGACGACAAGCAACGATCGTTAGTTCGTATCACTGTCCGGCTAATTTGCCGCGCTTCACACTCTGCTGTTACGTGCGATGATCGATGCCGTACGTACCATGATGCCTTTGAACTTGATGGGGGAGGGGGgcttgccggcggcggcggcggcggagtggCGGAGGATGGCGTGGGCGAGCTGCGGCACGTAGTGGCCGGCGTAACTCTCGCCGGCGATGTAGAAGTCGCGGCCCTTGTACTCGGGGAACCGCTCCATCCAGCTGAGGAGGAACGCCAGCGCGTCCTCCGCCGTCTTGTTGTCGCCGCTCCGGTTGTAGTCCGCCGTCGTGTTGGAGTACGAGAACCCCACGCCCGCGGGGCTCTCCAGGAACAGGACGTTCGCCGCGTGGTTCCACGAGTAGGGGTTGCGGTACAGCGTCTTGCCGTCGCTCATGACGCGGAACGGGCCCAGCTCCTCCATGGCGCCGTACCCCAGCGATGAGCACCCGGGGCCTCCGTTGAGCCAGAGGAGGAGGGGCCTGGACGCCGACCCGTTGCCGACGGCCTCGGCGAGGTAGTAGAACAGCGCGCGCCCGGCAGCCGCGTCCACCGTCACGTACCCGGCGTACTGCGCGAAGTCCACGCCGTCCGGCTGACCCGGCAGCCGGTCCACGCGGTCGGACTCCTTGCTCCCCACGACCGTCAGGGCCTTGGGCGACGACGCCGCGTGCTGCGGCGCTCTGCCCGTCGTCGTCGGCACGGCGGCCAGCGACGACTCGGCCTGCAACGACTGGCGCGCGGACGGCGACCCGCGCAGGCGGTTGAGGTAGTCGCCCTGCCGCGGCCGCGCCTTCGCCGTGGCGCCAGAGGCCAGCGCGAGGCATTGCAATGCTGCCAGGAGCAGGAGCACGGTCCTCGTGGTGGCCTTGCAACTCCCCATGCTGCGTGCCGGTGCTGCTCTATCGACCGGTGGTTATGGAGCCGGACGAGAACGTTGGAGTGGAGGCCGTCCGGTATATATAGGCGGGAGATGGTCTGTTCCTCTCCATTTAGTTCTCtgttcttacttttttttttgcaattataAGATAACGCACACACGCAGGTATCCCTCCACATACACACCCCCACTCACACACCCGCGAGTGCGAATCTATCAAATGCCTACAAATAATACCGCTAAAAATACTCACGTGTGCGTAAATAGTCTAAGTTTTTGGTTTTAGTCCATGATCAAGATAGTTATTTTTCACTGGAttctatatttataaaaatgttttcccAACGTATTCAGGTGTTCCAGCTAATTTGATAAAAGCATGGCTATTGTCAAgttactagtttttttttaaaaaaaagaacttgTCAAGTTACTAGTTGTGTTAGGAATTGAAGGAACGTTCAGTGGTTTTATCAGTGGAACTGATGAATTTCCTCTTGGTAGACTATGATTTGATTGATGAGCATTGCAAGCGTGACAGAAACGTTATCATCATAAACATAACCTGGAAGACTCAAACTAATATCGGAAAATTCTCGACGATTTCCAATCAAAGGCAGACACTAAAACAAAAGAGATCTAAATATATGAACAATAAACGGAAATCATCACTTGTTTCATTGTTTGTATCTCATGTTACAAATTAAGAAACTTGCATTTTGCCATTGTTGTGGATTTCAACATTATCTACGGACAGGCCTCCGTCACAATTATGTACTTGAGATGACAATGATCTCCCAATCAATAAAACAATACGGTAAATCATGATCATCTAGATCAAAAGCGGTGTTTTGGCCACACCACTCACTGCCACAGAAACTATAAAAGCAAACAGAATAATACAGACGATTtcttatgatccatcacttacaAAATAGCTAGAGATGATTTCTACGCAATATgtgttcttttgttgttgtgaaGGGCGCCATCGTGAACCTAATTTATGCTACGAATTGTGTTTTATTATCTTCTATTTCTGATGAAAAATTTTCTATTGATGTTCGTCATAATAGAGATATTTTTTGAACTGCAAGATTGATTTGAACTGTCATCTCTTACTTATCAAGGGTAAGAGATTTAGAAGCAACTTTGTTTGATTCTAGCACATGACTAAATTAGAATGGTGTCAGATCCTGATGGCACCAAGATGATATATGAAGACAATACTTTTGCTGAGATTATGATGAAACACATGCGTGATGTTAAAGCTCAAGCTCAATCCTTGAAGATCTATTAGGGATTTAAGttatgtataggtttatgttctgAACTATGTTAATTCGATATTATTTCTATGTGTAATTAGGTTATGAACcatgttctgaataatgtgttctGATGtgttaattaatttaaatatgATGCATGTAGTGTGTATGCCTATGTGATATATATGCATCTGATGTTATTATGTGAATTTGTATGTGATGTCTATGTTGTATGCCATATCATGAGGGCGCATTAAAGCTGCAAAAAAGTTCGAAGCTCGCAGGATACTCGAGTTTGACTCATTCTACACTCGGTTCAAGGTTTGCTCAATCTTAAAACGAGTTAAACTCGAGCCTAGCCTAAGGCTCGCAAGCCTCACAAGATGGAACTCGATAAGACTCGAGTTAATAAgtattgtgatttttatttaaatttatcatACAATCAAGTCTATATGATCTTAACTTTCCTTATATATCTCCAAGGTCTAAGTAAAAGTTGCAAGGACCGAAAGGGAGGTGTCATTCTCAAGCCTATATAGATGATCAGATCACAACAAACAACTAAGATGACAAGATCTACTCGAGGTTTATTCCATTATTGAGCTTAGACGAGTCAAACTTGAGCCTACTCGAACTTAGACTCGAGCCGAGCCTGAGCCTGTCCCTAAACTCGGCCGCTATCATAGGCTCACTCAAGCTCAGCTCGATCTTTTATCGAGCTCGAGCCTAACAGGCCAAGCTTGCTCAAGCTCAATCTTTTATCAGGCTCGAGCCTGACAGGCCATGCTCGCTCGAGCTTGGCTTGTTGACAGCCTTAGCAGCGATGAAgcaaaatagttttttagtaggGAAAGGGTCATAGAGATGGTTTTTTAGACAAATCCATTTGTGACATTTTATATATACGAGTTTCCTTAAAATCCGTATGCAACCCTTAATACACATAGAcggttttttagaaaaatctgtCTAAGTGCATTATAGAACTGGTATGTATGTAGCTATATTACATACGCAAATCTTATTTAAACCCGTCTATATATAGCTTTGTTAAAAACGAAGTTATAAACATATGTAACAAGTTCGATAtcgtaaatatttttatagagaTAGAATTATACctatttataataaaatttaaaattcatgTGTGACAACCTGGCAACGTCCCCACGGTCTCCATGAATAATGAATGGTTTTTGTCTTTGTAGTGGAAAGTATCTTTTTAGCCTTTGAAGTTTGTAGCTCACTGCTCCAGATATGTTATCCATAATTTGGTTAGGCAAGTACACAATCAGGTAATTACCACGTGGTTAAGACCTAGGCTTGATCAGCATTTCGGTGCCTTCCACTAAAAAAATAAGTGGCCTAGCACTTTTTAACAGTTAAAAAAAGTGAATGAAATTTTATTTCTCGTTGGTTGCTGCTCCtggtgcaggtgatggatgaaaCTTAGTGATCGATGGTATGATGATAAGGTCAAACAGAGTgtttggtgtcggacgatcaataAGGTCAGACGGAGTTAAGCGTGATCCtaactgaacacgtggaggtcaaatAAAGTATGAAAAGCAGATAGAGAAAGCGtgctgacaaagtcaagcgaaagggatgttgGTACAAGTTACAAGGCGATCcaagggatcgagagcgggagagacttgccagcagtCAGGATCGTAAGATGGAGTACAAACGTCGATATCAGAGTGCTTTCTTAATGTggggagtcacgctttgagaagcgtactAGGTTTCGtattttggcctcaaaatcataGGAGGACatgaggagtacgtggcaccattacgaagcttgcgtcgaggtgaaggtaagtcgtgaaggcgtcgcgaccgtccgatgaatcgaggataaaatagaccaaaatattaTCGATTgtaggtaggaatgtactacaagagagaagtATTTTAGggaaaagttagaaaacttagatgtcaagttttctaggcttataaatagaggggtaaggaTGTGGAAGGAGAGCAACCATCCATTTTAAGCCTCTTGTGTCATCCATATGAGAGTCTTGTGCTAAGGTTTTacagaagatgaagatgaatgtttagcctatgtattaggtgagagctttatgagaatttttttttgtaatctgtctaaaatagggttgacatGTGCtacaataaagtttattttttaatattattatgcttacctccttctagtttctctctattatttttattacaagtttgcaagtttttcggtttctggatttgattttcgttttgattttttaggctgaaattttaacaccttatTAGGTCATTCATCTTGttactagagacataaaatCCACATACACACACTTATATGATAtggtcttgaattttcttgcctctaaatAATTAATTTGGAGTGTTTTGTTGCTTGTTGTTCATCTTTTCTCGTTTCtgtgcaagttgtgatctttcaatGCTAAGATACATGAATTAATCTTAAACGTAACATGATTCACATACATCCGTGGAGTCGTGatccgtggagtcgtgttgcctcgattttctcttgttaaaacttctctttatttttgtttctgtttgattttttaggtgcgttgggtgatacAAATAGGAGAAAACTATAGATttcgtaaaaaaaattgttgagacgcctattcactcTCTAATCTTCAATCTGGTTCCTACATAAGTCTCCAGTCCCAAAAATATGATGTTTTAGATAAGCTGAAGCTAATCCCCTTTTAAGTTAAATCCATAATAGCCACGTATGTTTAAATTTGTCCCATGAAATAGTCAGGTATGTTTAAATTTGTCTCATGAAAATGATATGTAAAGATTAGTCCGAAAGAACAGTATTTCTGCTCatggttaaaaaaaaatgatatgtataGATTAGTTTGAAATAGCACTTTgataaatatcatatttttatttttaatcagTTGTATATCTTAACATAAATAATCTATGGTCCAAGCAGTGGAGACTGTGTCTCCGTGAAAAATGTTTGTTTTTTAACCAGGAGCAAATACTACTGTGCGGTGGCTATCGCAGTGCTTCTCACAGGCGTTCTACTCCTCCACCTCTAAGTTCCATAACATGGGGTCTACGGTCCACTTGAACACGTAAAATACTAAAATTGGTGTCTACTATGATGAATCTACATGAGAGCCTTTTTACCGGCTATAACTTCATTGAAGATTAGAGGTGGAGGAGTagaaggagggaggagaaggaaaagagaaggTGAAGTTGAAGGTGAAAgtagaggtggaggtggaagaagaaagAGTTGTCTATCCATCGGTCTGTGTCCGCTACTAGTGTCCACATGGTAGATAGCTAAAGGGTGCTGAAGACAAAGTAAACAAGTATTGCTTCTTTACTGACGATAAATGTTGGCAGATAGGATGTCTCGCTGCGTGATGAAATCCATGAGTGCCCGTAGGAGCTCCATGCAGTTTCATGGGCGCAAACAGTGCTCCATGTAAAAAATTCACCGGAGGAGAATTCGTCCTGATGTGCAGCCTACCAGGGAAGTCCCTGTCCCTCTACCCAATTAACAAAATTATCTCTGAATCCATCGATACATTTCAGTTCAGGCCAGCAAAGGAACAGCACCTGTTCTCTGCAATGCTTCTGCACAGTAGCAGCACGATGCAAATTAATAAGAATCTGGAGGTGCGGCGTCGTGAGTCACGCAGACAGATGAGCCCAGCTTGGATTTTAGACACGCCTCGCAATGCGACAGGAAGTCGGTAATGCCGGCCGGTGTGGCCTCAACCGACGTCCAAATCCGGTCGCCGTTGGCGCCGAATATGTGAGTGGTGCTCGTCGCATCACCGCGCACAAATAAGCTAAGAATCGGAGCAGATTATGCAATTGAGACGAGCCCACTGGTGAGGTCAGGGTATAccaggtggggggggggggttcatgCCCCAGTGGATAATGCCATGAGCCTAACTGTAGAATTCTATGATCAAAAGTTCTATCATAGCCTTCTTCGGTAAAGAGGAATCAAACGATTCAagtggagttttttttaacatatcaATAAGATAGAGCCATGATACGGGTTGTTTCAGGCGGATTGGCATCTCTTACAATGAGATAGGCAGATAGCATTATCTCTCAAGTTTTGCCTCTGGCTGTCTTCTGGCCTGTGTGGCTCTTGGGTCACTTTCAGGTGTAGTGGTATGATACCCCCTTGGATGGAATCCACGCTGGTCAGTAGCCAGCCACTCCAGCCACCACACTCAGCCGCCTGGCATCGTCGACGAGTTTCATCATTCGGCACGGGTCTAGATCGACGACCAACGCACGCTTTGCCCGCGCTCGTGCGCGTTGATTGGGATG from Phragmites australis chromosome 14, lpPhrAust1.1, whole genome shotgun sequence includes these protein-coding regions:
- the LOC133890860 gene encoding serine carboxypeptidase II-3-like is translated as MGSCKATTRTVLLLLAALQCLALASGATAKARPRQGDYLNRLRGSPSARQSLQAESSLAAVPTTTGRAPQHAASSPKALTVVGSKESDRVDRLPGQPDGVDFAQYAGYVTVDAAAGRALFYYLAEAVGNGSASRPLLLWLNGGPGCSSLGYGAMEELGPFRVMSDGKTLYRNPYSWNHAANVLFLESPAGVGFSYSNTTADYNRSGDNKTAEDALAFLLSWMERFPEYKGRDFYIAGESYAGHYVPQLAHAILRHSAAAAAGKPPSPIKFKGIMIGNAVINDWTDDKGMYDYFWTHALISDETADGINRHCNFTAGAGDSNMRCDEATGEADESLSDIDIYNIYAPNCQSDGLVSPPITPSIENFDPCTDYYVEAYLNDPAVQKALHANVTRLDHSWSACSDVLGSWVDSATTVLPIIQELLKNNIRVWVYSGDTDGRVPVTSSRYSVNQLQLPVAAKWRPWFSSNQGTGEVGGYVVQYKGNLSLVTVRGAGHEVPSYQPQRALVLVQSFLAGKKLPDCKKCEQV